In Leptolyngbyaceae cyanobacterium, one genomic interval encodes:
- a CDS encoding type II toxin-antitoxin system VapC family toxin, with protein MRLLLDTQCWLWWFAQPEKLNENVIEQIADETNEVWFSVASVWEMGIKVSIGKLSLPEQIDAYVSTRMTQLGARSLEIANSHALRVAALPLHHRDPFDRMLIAQAQLEDMTLVSADSTFNQYEVSLLWAASS; from the coding sequence GTGAGACTCTTACTAGATACGCAATGCTGGCTATGGTGGTTTGCTCAACCAGAAAAATTAAATGAGAACGTAATTGAGCAGATTGCAGATGAAACCAATGAAGTATGGTTCTCAGTTGCCAGTGTTTGGGAGATGGGAATTAAGGTTTCAATTGGTAAGTTGTCACTGCCAGAGCAGATAGATGCCTATGTCTCTACTCGTATGACTCAACTAGGAGCTAGATCGTTAGAGATCGCTAATTCTCATGCTTTGCGGGTAGCTGCATTACCTTTACATCATCGTGACCCTTTTGACAGAATGCTGATTGCACAAGCTCAACTAGAAGACATGACGCTTGTAAGTGCAGATTCAACATTTAATCAATATGAAGTCTCTTTACTCTGGGCGGCTAGTTCCTAG
- a CDS encoding NotI family restriction endonuclease has protein sequence MSNNPLAEVFGFPSNSFSEQAERYRRNKLCPYNNKVPNCTKDKANDPLGVCSIYHRSSPVITCPVRFRQDWLIAENAATFFFRNQANWTSLTEVRLKDANGQSAGNIDVVLVSYDDRGRVLNFGAIEVQAVYISGNVRKPFETYMSNPQDWENIDWSRLADYYPTPDYLSSSRKRLTPQLLYKGAILHGWNKKQVVVVQKSFFETLPNLPRVEQEYAEIAWYLYDLQRQSDRFDLVLSDVVYTEYWSAINRISTPEPGRLEDFIELLQQKLDNKLESPPDTQTILDMPLQ, from the coding sequence ATGTCTAATAACCCTTTAGCCGAAGTTTTTGGCTTTCCAAGTAACAGCTTTTCGGAGCAAGCAGAGCGCTATCGTCGAAATAAGCTCTGTCCATATAACAATAAAGTGCCCAATTGTACAAAGGACAAGGCTAATGACCCATTAGGAGTATGTAGCATTTATCACAGAAGTTCTCCTGTCATCACTTGTCCAGTCCGATTTAGGCAAGATTGGTTAATCGCTGAGAATGCTGCCACTTTTTTCTTTAGAAATCAGGCAAACTGGACTTCATTAACAGAAGTTCGGCTAAAGGATGCTAACGGGCAATCAGCAGGCAATATTGATGTTGTGTTAGTTTCTTACGATGACCGAGGAAGGGTGCTAAATTTTGGAGCTATTGAGGTACAGGCCGTCTATATATCTGGCAATGTACGCAAACCTTTCGAGACGTACATGAGTAATCCTCAAGATTGGGAGAACATTGATTGGTCAAGATTAGCAGACTACTACCCAACTCCAGACTATCTCTCATCATCACGTAAGCGGTTGACTCCTCAGCTATTGTACAAAGGCGCAATCCTGCATGGGTGGAACAAAAAGCAGGTTGTTGTTGTTCAAAAAAGCTTCTTTGAAACGCTACCTAATTTACCAAGAGTTGAGCAAGAATATGCTGAAATTGCTTGGTATCTTTACGATCTGCAACGCCAAAGCGATCGATTTGATTTAGTCTTAAGCGATGTTGTTTACACGGAATATTGGTCAGCAATTAATCGAATTTCTACTCCAGAACCCGGAAGATTAGAAGATTTCATTGAACTTCTTCAACAAAAACTTGATAATAAATTGGAAAGCCCTCCAGATACACAAACCATTCTGGATATGCCTTTGCAGTAA
- the alr gene encoding alanine racemase: MVDAAQTSFGASLGAKSSITHQVTAYGGLCQRAWVEIDLAALAHNVRQLKSILSPQTALMAVVKADAYGHGAAMVAQTALENGASWLGVATIPEGIELREAGIDAPILILGATHTPEQIKAIAHWKLQPTICTPQQALGFSETLSASHLTLPVHLKLDTGMSRLGVPWQQAVDFVQLVNRLPNLKIASIYSHLATADSPDPTGMKQQQQRFEDAINQIKSVGIKLPRLHFANSAAMLTSPSLHYDMVRAGLAVYGLYPAEHLKRVIELKPVMQVKARVTQVKTIPPGTGVSYGYQFIAQKETRIAVIGIGYADGVPRNLSNKTNVLIRGQLIPQVGAITMDQLMLDVSAIPDLQVGEVVTLLGKDGDIEILPDDWAATLGTISWEIICSFKHRLPRVAVGDSCLID; the protein is encoded by the coding sequence ATGGTTGATGCAGCCCAGACCAGTTTTGGTGCATCGTTGGGTGCAAAATCCAGCATTACCCATCAGGTAACGGCTTATGGGGGACTTTGCCAACGTGCTTGGGTAGAAATCGATTTAGCCGCTTTAGCCCACAATGTCAGGCAATTGAAGAGTATCTTATCGCCCCAAACGGCATTGATGGCAGTGGTAAAGGCAGATGCTTACGGTCACGGTGCGGCGATGGTAGCCCAGACTGCGTTGGAAAATGGCGCTTCTTGGCTGGGAGTAGCGACAATTCCAGAGGGTATCGAACTGCGAGAAGCGGGGATTGACGCGCCGATCTTAATCTTAGGTGCTACTCACACGCCGGAACAAATAAAAGCGATCGCCCATTGGAAATTGCAGCCCACGATTTGCACGCCCCAGCAAGCTTTAGGTTTTTCAGAAACTTTAAGTGCTTCGCACCTAACTTTACCAGTCCATCTCAAATTGGATACGGGGATGTCGCGCTTGGGCGTTCCTTGGCAGCAAGCAGTAGATTTCGTCCAACTAGTTAACCGACTACCCAATCTTAAAATTGCCAGTATTTATTCCCATTTGGCAACTGCTGATAGTCCCGATCCTACGGGTATGAAGCAGCAGCAACAGCGATTTGAAGATGCCATCAATCAAATCAAATCTGTGGGAATCAAATTACCCCGATTGCATTTTGCAAACTCGGCTGCTATGTTAACCAGCCCATCCTTACATTACGATATGGTGCGGGCTGGTTTAGCTGTTTACGGTCTTTATCCAGCTGAACATTTAAAACGGGTAATAGAACTAAAACCCGTCATGCAAGTAAAAGCCAGAGTTACTCAAGTAAAAACAATTCCACCGGGTACTGGTGTTAGTTACGGGTATCAATTTATCGCCCAAAAAGAAACGCGCATCGCCGTAATAGGTATCGGTTATGCTGATGGAGTTCCTCGCAATCTTTCTAACAAAACTAACGTTCTGATCCGAGGTCAATTAATCCCCCAAGTGGGTGCAATTACAATGGATCAATTGATGTTAGATGTAAGTGCTATCCCCGATTTGCAAGTAGGTGAAGTGGTAACTCTACTCGGAAAAGATGGAGATATCGAGATTTTACCTGATGATTGGGCAGCTACTTTGGGAACTATTTCTTGGGAAATTATCTGTAGTTTCAAGCATCGCTTACCCCGTGTGGCGGTTGGTGATTCCTGTTTGATTGATTAG
- a CDS encoding type II toxin-antitoxin system Phd/YefM family antitoxin translates to METVNIHQAKTNLSRLLSRVELGEEIVISNRGIPIAKLVPFRTSLDRRSSLGQDRGMFTVPDDFNAPLPEDILAAFEGGAE, encoded by the coding sequence ATGGAAACTGTAAATATTCATCAGGCTAAAACAAACCTTTCTCGGCTATTGTCCCGTGTGGAACTCGGAGAGGAAATCGTTATTTCAAACCGAGGTATCCCAATTGCTAAACTTGTTCCATTTCGGACATCCTTAGATCGACGGTCTAGTTTGGGACAAGATCGAGGGATGTTTACTGTACCGGATGACTTTAATGCTCCTTTACCAGAAGATATTTTGGCGGCATTTGAGGGTGGCGCAGAGTGA
- the petN gene encoding cytochrome b6-f complex subunit PetN, with the protein MDILSLGWVALLVLFTYSISMVVWGRNGF; encoded by the coding sequence ATGGATATTCTCTCTTTAGGTTGGGTTGCTTTACTAGTTCTGTTTACTTACTCGATCTCGATGGTAGTTTGGGGCCGTAACGGTTTCTAA
- a CDS encoding isochorismate synthase, with amino-acid sequence MFASAPVTNHASLFEDKKELHQFLLGCKQTLAQKGQRKIVSISVPIKPIDPLIILDKIAQPEQLHFYLENANQEEAIVAIDTAIKFNVEGANRFSQSQQFIESCLANTIVTGALDIPFSGPHFFCTFTFFDENINSNSPFAPATIFLPRWQVSCQKEHGTIVVNTVLHSDLNIDVLADHIWQKLNKIKTFNNLIFSAKTHQTKLKTKDVTDRNNFKTSVTSALESIQAKHFSKIVLSHAIEINSPHPFQRVDPLNNLRKIYPDCYVFSTSNGKGHKFIGASPERLIRIRDRKLETDALAGSAPRGTTATEDAYLAERLLNSEKERHEHRVVIDFIVQRLSNLGLNPQRLPLPGFLKLSNIQHLWTPIRGIIPMGIHPLQILAELHPTPAVAGDPRDIAMKEIRHYEGFDRAVYAAPLGWVDHRGNSEFIVGIRSALINCDRARLYAGAGIVAGSDPDKELAEIQLKLQALLKALV; translated from the coding sequence ATGTTCGCTTCTGCCCCAGTAACTAATCATGCGAGTCTGTTTGAGGATAAAAAGGAACTGCATCAGTTTCTTCTCGGTTGTAAACAAACCTTAGCCCAAAAAGGACAGAGAAAAATTGTCAGTATTTCTGTCCCGATTAAACCGATCGATCCTCTGATTATCCTAGATAAAATTGCTCAACCGGAGCAATTACATTTTTATTTAGAAAACGCCAACCAAGAGGAAGCAATTGTTGCGATCGATACGGCGATTAAGTTTAATGTTGAAGGTGCTAACCGCTTCTCTCAATCCCAACAATTTATCGAATCCTGTCTTGCTAACACTATTGTTACTGGTGCGTTAGATATCCCTTTTTCTGGCCCTCACTTTTTCTGTACGTTTACTTTTTTTGATGAGAATATCAATAGTAATTCCCCTTTTGCACCTGCCACCATTTTTCTACCTCGTTGGCAAGTTTCTTGTCAAAAAGAGCATGGCACTATAGTTGTTAATACTGTACTGCACTCCGATCTAAATATAGATGTTCTCGCCGATCACATTTGGCAAAAATTAAATAAGATCAAAACATTTAATAATCTAATTTTTTCTGCTAAAACTCACCAAACCAAATTGAAGACAAAAGATGTCACAGATCGAAACAACTTTAAAACATCTGTCACTTCTGCCTTAGAATCAATTCAAGCCAAACATTTCAGCAAAATCGTTTTATCCCATGCCATAGAAATAAATTCACCTCATCCTTTCCAGCGAGTTGATCCTCTCAATAATTTACGAAAAATTTATCCTGATTGCTATGTTTTTTCTACTAGCAATGGCAAAGGTCATAAATTTATTGGTGCTAGTCCAGAACGGTTAATTCGGATTCGCGATCGCAAATTAGAAACTGATGCTTTAGCAGGTTCAGCACCACGAGGCACAACTGCCACCGAAGATGCCTATTTAGCAGAACGTTTACTGAATAGTGAAAAGGAAAGACACGAACATCGAGTAGTGATTGATTTTATCGTTCAGCGCTTATCTAATCTTGGTTTGAATCCCCAACGTTTACCTCTACCCGGATTTTTAAAACTGTCCAATATTCAGCATTTATGGACACCAATTCGCGGTATAATCCCAATGGGAATTCATCCATTACAAATTTTAGCCGAACTTCATCCAACCCCGGCGGTTGCAGGCGATCCTAGAGATATTGCCATGAAGGAAATCCGCCATTATGAAGGATTCGATCGCGCAGTTTACGCCGCACCTTTAGGCTGGGTAGATCATCGCGGAAATAGTGAATTTATTGTGGGAATTCGTTCTGCATTAATAAATTGCGATCGCGCTAGACTATACGCTGGTGCTGGTATCGTCGCCGGTTCAGATCCCGACAAAGAACTAGCCGAAATCCAACTCAAACTCCAAGCACTTCTCAAAGCATTAGTTTAG
- the menD gene encoding 2-succinyl-5-enolpyruvyl-6-hydroxy-3-cyclohexene-1-carboxylic-acid synthase, which translates to MIDFRNTNSVWSSILTETLTRLGLTTAIICPGSRSTPLAIAFAQQKRVEAIPILDERSAAFFALGLAKKSRLPVALVCTSGTAGANFYPAIIEARESRIPLLILTADRPPELRDCHSGQTIDQVKLYGNYPNWQTELAVPSLDIGMLNYLRQTIIHSWGRSLSPTPGPVHLNIPFRDPLPPIPEPAANQLQSQFDIEQFFNFISSSSFPVTQNIKLGNDVYSLLQFEKGIIVVGTTQPSFPKQYCQAISHLSQTLKWPVLAEGLSPLRNYTEINPYLISTYDLILRNQQLAKELTPEIVIQIGELPTSKELRNWLSNTQPTRWIIDPSHHNLDALHGKTIHWRISVEQLAELVKFEPKYISDYLKTWCNVEAKVRQRLNKTMSAIEHLFEGKAAWLISQVLPPETPIFIANSMPVRDVEFFWQPNNSGIQPFFNRGANGIDGTLSTALGIAHRNQSSVMLTGDLALLHDTNGFLLRNKLVGHLTIILINNNGGGIFEMLPIAKFEPPFEEFFGTPQDVDFAQLCATYGVEYILISSWLKFQQLLNPLPTQGIRVLELRTNRKADAKWRKENLGEFADGV; encoded by the coding sequence ATGATTGATTTTCGTAACACCAATTCCGTTTGGTCTTCCATCCTAACCGAAACCTTAACACGACTCGGATTAACCACCGCAATTATTTGTCCCGGTTCTCGTTCTACGCCTCTCGCCATTGCATTTGCTCAACAAAAAAGAGTAGAAGCAATCCCCATTTTAGATGAACGTTCAGCCGCTTTTTTTGCATTGGGACTTGCCAAAAAGTCGCGATTGCCAGTAGCATTAGTTTGTACTTCCGGCACTGCTGGCGCAAACTTTTATCCGGCTATCATTGAAGCAAGAGAAAGCCGCATTCCTCTGTTAATATTAACAGCCGATCGGCCCCCCGAATTGCGCGATTGTCATTCCGGACAAACCATCGATCAAGTGAAATTGTACGGCAATTATCCTAACTGGCAAACCGAATTAGCCGTACCATCATTAGACATCGGAATGCTCAATTATTTGCGGCAAACCATCATTCATAGCTGGGGCCGATCGCTCTCGCCAACCCCAGGCCCAGTACATCTTAACATACCCTTTCGCGACCCCCTCCCCCCCATTCCCGAACCCGCCGCCAATCAACTGCAATCCCAATTTGACATCGAACAATTCTTTAATTTTATCTCTTCTTCCTCTTTTCCCGTAACACAGAATATCAAACTAGGAAATGATGTTTATTCTTTGCTACAATTTGAAAAAGGAATAATTGTTGTCGGCACTACTCAACCATCATTCCCTAAACAATATTGTCAAGCAATTTCTCACCTTTCTCAAACTTTAAAATGGCCTGTTTTAGCGGAAGGATTATCGCCGTTAAGAAATTACACCGAAATCAATCCTTATTTAATCTCGACTTATGATTTAATTTTACGCAATCAACAATTAGCCAAAGAGTTAACACCAGAAATCGTTATCCAAATTGGAGAATTACCCACCAGTAAAGAGTTACGCAATTGGTTAAGTAATACCCAACCAACCAGATGGATAATTGACCCCAGTCATCACAATCTCGATGCACTACACGGTAAAACAATTCATTGGCGAATCTCCGTAGAACAATTGGCTGAACTCGTTAAATTTGAACCCAAATATATAAGTGATTACCTCAAAACATGGTGTAACGTCGAAGCAAAAGTGAGACAACGCCTCAACAAAACAATGTCTGCGATCGAACATTTATTTGAAGGAAAAGCAGCTTGGTTAATTTCCCAAGTTTTACCGCCAGAAACACCCATATTTATTGCCAACAGTATGCCAGTGCGAGACGTTGAATTTTTCTGGCAACCAAATAACTCGGGTATTCAACCTTTTTTCAATCGTGGCGCTAATGGCATTGATGGCACTTTGTCAACCGCTTTAGGGATTGCCCATCGCAATCAAAGCAGTGTGATGTTAACGGGAGATTTGGCTTTATTGCACGACACCAACGGCTTTTTGTTACGAAATAAATTGGTAGGTCATTTAACAATTATTTTGATTAACAATAATGGAGGTGGTATATTTGAAATGTTACCGATCGCGAAGTTTGAACCGCCTTTTGAAGAGTTTTTTGGCACGCCGCAGGATGTAGATTTTGCTCAATTATGTGCTACTTATGGAGTTGAGTATATTTTGATAAGTTCTTGGTTAAAGTTTCAGCAGCTTTTGAATCCTTTGCCAACTCAGGGGATTAGAGTTTTGGAGTTGAGAACAAATCGGAAGGCTGATGCGAAGTGGCGGAAAGAAAATTTAGGAGAGTTTGCGGATGGGGTTTAG
- a CDS encoding o-succinylbenzoate synthase: MIYRLAFCPYQKQFKRPLSTSHGNWYHREGIIIRLTDEIGNIGWGEIAPIPWFGSESCEEAVNFCGNLPEEITTEMIFSIPFKLPACQFGFESAWEDLTSPPTPLLQGEGSKSITPPFPRREGGSGGLGQFAGLLPTGIAALEEWENLWQQGYRTFKWKIGIASIEEEIDIFQQLVDRLPSSAKLRLDANGGLNWQSANEWLKICDKFAIEFLEQPLPVNEFDAMLDLSQHYSTPLALDESVATITQLQTYYQQGWQGIFVIKPCIAGSPKLLRQFFQQHQIDAVFSSVFETTIGRESALNLATELSHFSQRNRAMGFGVKHWFIEEETNWLDNLWKTR; this comes from the coding sequence ATGATTTATCGGTTGGCATTTTGTCCTTATCAAAAACAGTTTAAACGCCCCCTCTCTACCAGTCACGGTAACTGGTATCACAGAGAGGGTATTATTATCCGTCTTACTGATGAAATCGGTAATATTGGTTGGGGAGAAATTGCCCCTATCCCTTGGTTTGGTTCAGAAAGTTGCGAGGAAGCTGTAAATTTTTGTGGCAATTTACCAGAAGAAATCACCACTGAAATGATTTTTTCTATTCCATTCAAATTACCCGCTTGTCAGTTTGGGTTTGAGTCTGCTTGGGAAGATTTGACCTCTCCCCCAACCCCTCTCCTACAAGGAGAGGGGAGTAAGAGTATTACTCCCCCCTTCCCTCGTAGGGAAGGGGGGTCGGGGGGGTTAGGTCAATTCGCAGGTTTATTACCAACAGGAATCGCTGCTTTAGAAGAATGGGAAAATCTTTGGCAACAAGGATATCGCACTTTTAAATGGAAAATTGGGATTGCTTCAATTGAGGAAGAAATCGATATTTTCCAGCAGCTAGTGGATAGATTACCATCATCAGCGAAATTGCGATTAGATGCCAATGGTGGATTGAATTGGCAATCGGCAAATGAGTGGTTAAAGATTTGCGATAAATTTGCGATCGAATTTTTAGAACAGCCATTACCCGTCAATGAATTCGATGCCATGCTGGATTTAAGTCAGCACTATTCTACCCCACTAGCATTAGATGAATCTGTTGCTACTATCACTCAATTACAAACTTATTATCAACAAGGTTGGCAAGGAATTTTTGTCATTAAACCCTGTATCGCAGGTTCTCCCAAACTGCTGCGGCAATTTTTTCAACAACATCAAATTGATGCGGTTTTTTCATCGGTTTTTGAAACAACGATTGGCAGAGAATCCGCACTTAACTTAGCTACCGAACTTTCTCACTTTTCCCAGCGTAACAGAGCAATGGGATTTGGTGTTAAACATTGGTTTATTGAAGAGGAAACAAACTGGTTAGATAATTTATGGAAAACCCGTTAG
- a CDS encoding DNA adenine methylase, protein MSQIELSDTQSLQSKHHIVNIASVPQRSPFRYAGGKTWLVPRIRQWLLKQGGLNKELIEPFAGGGIVSLTAAFESLVGQVTMVEKDEGVAAVWRTILGDDAGWLVNAIGNFHLTPESARKVIEASNQSLESLAFATIVKNRVNRGGILADGASFIKQGENGKGITSRWYPETLQKRILAITEMKDKIKFIEGDGFKVCEKNAHRKDAIYFIDPPYIKAGRRLYRYSNIDHKSLFELATRLEGIFLMSYDNTQEARELAELYNFSTRSISMKNTHHAEKTELLIGRDLSWLLE, encoded by the coding sequence ATGAGCCAGATTGAGCTATCTGATACGCAATCACTACAAAGCAAACACCATATAGTAAATATTGCTAGTGTGCCTCAACGTAGCCCTTTTCGCTATGCTGGAGGCAAAACTTGGTTGGTTCCAAGAATTAGACAATGGCTTTTGAAACAAGGTGGTTTAAACAAAGAATTGATTGAGCCATTTGCAGGTGGCGGTATTGTGAGCCTGACTGCTGCTTTTGAAAGTTTAGTTGGTCAAGTAACAATGGTAGAAAAAGATGAGGGCGTGGCTGCTGTATGGCGCACCATTTTAGGAGATGACGCTGGATGGCTAGTCAACGCTATTGGAAATTTTCATCTGACTCCAGAAAGCGCAAGAAAAGTGATTGAAGCCTCTAACCAATCTTTAGAGTCTCTTGCTTTCGCTACAATTGTGAAAAACCGTGTTAACCGTGGTGGCATTCTTGCAGATGGAGCTAGTTTTATCAAGCAGGGAGAAAATGGCAAAGGTATAACATCACGTTGGTATCCTGAAACCCTTCAAAAGCGGATACTTGCCATTACAGAAATGAAAGATAAAATTAAATTTATTGAGGGGGATGGATTTAAAGTTTGTGAAAAGAATGCTCATCGGAAAGATGCAATTTATTTTATTGACCCCCCTTATATAAAAGCAGGTCGAAGGCTTTATCGATATTCAAATATCGATCACAAGAGCTTGTTTGAACTCGCTACAAGATTGGAAGGAATTTTTTTAATGAGCTACGATAATACGCAAGAAGCACGAGAGTTGGCAGAACTCTACAACTTCTCTACAAGATCTATCTCAATGAAAAATACGCACCATGCTGAGAAAACAGAGTTATTAATTGGGCGTGATTTATCTTGGCTTTTGGAGTAA
- a CDS encoding transposase: MIVYEFKVKGKQKQYQAIDEAIRTSQFIQNKCLRYWMDRKDLKVDKYALNKYCAVLAAQFPFADQLNSMARQSAAERCWSAIARFYDNCKKKVKGKKGFPKFKKNCRSVEYKSTGWKLSETRKAITFLDKKGIGTLKLKGTYDLNYYDIKQIKRVRLVRRADGYYAQFAIDVNVTVETQPTNQVVGIDLGLKYFIADNKGNVEPSPQFYRKSEKQLNRANRQKSQKFSPERKKARARQSNNYHKARNRYARKHLKVSRQRKEYCKRLAYSVIQSNDLVAYEDLNVKGLVRNRHLAKSISDAGWYTFRLWLEYFAHKYGKLTVAVSPHNTSQNCSRCGEKVNKSLSTRTHVCPHCGYTEDRDINAAINILRLGLSTVGHTGTYATGDLPSWAVGASLSFNGESVNVESPYL, translated from the coding sequence ATGATTGTTTACGAGTTCAAAGTCAAAGGTAAACAAAAGCAATATCAGGCCATAGATGAAGCAATTCGGACTAGCCAATTCATTCAGAACAAGTGCTTGCGCTACTGGATGGATCGCAAAGATTTAAAAGTAGATAAGTACGCATTGAATAAATACTGTGCTGTGTTAGCTGCCCAATTTCCCTTTGCCGATCAACTCAATTCAATGGCTAGACAATCTGCGGCAGAACGTTGTTGGAGTGCCATCGCTCGGTTTTACGACAACTGTAAGAAAAAGGTTAAAGGCAAGAAAGGGTTTCCCAAGTTCAAGAAAAACTGCCGTTCGGTTGAATATAAGTCAACCGGATGGAAGCTTTCAGAAACAAGAAAAGCCATCACTTTCTTGGACAAAAAAGGAATCGGAACTCTCAAGTTAAAGGGAACTTACGACCTTAATTACTATGACATCAAGCAAATCAAGCGTGTCCGTTTAGTACGTCGTGCTGACGGTTACTATGCCCAATTTGCCATCGATGTCAATGTTACAGTTGAGACTCAACCCACAAATCAGGTAGTGGGTATTGACCTGGGACTTAAGTATTTCATTGCTGACAATAAAGGCAATGTAGAACCATCCCCCCAGTTCTACCGTAAGTCAGAAAAACAGTTAAACCGAGCTAATCGCCAAAAGTCTCAGAAGTTTAGCCCAGAAAGAAAAAAAGCTCGCGCAAGGCAATCTAACAATTACCACAAAGCTAGGAATAGATATGCCCGGAAACATTTAAAAGTAAGTAGGCAACGAAAAGAGTATTGCAAGAGATTAGCATACTCCGTTATCCAATCTAACGATTTGGTGGCCTATGAAGATTTGAATGTGAAAGGGTTGGTACGTAATCGACATCTAGCTAAATCAATCTCTGATGCTGGTTGGTATACTTTTCGCTTGTGGTTGGAGTATTTTGCTCATAAATATGGGAAGTTAACTGTGGCAGTCTCTCCCCATAACACAAGTCAAAATTGTTCTCGCTGTGGCGAAAAAGTGAACAAGTCTCTATCTACCAGGACTCATGTTTGTCCTCATTGCGGATACACAGAAGATCGAGATATCAATGCAGCAATCAACATTTTAAGGTTAGGACTCAGTACGGTAGGGCATACCGGAACTTACGCTACAGGAGATTTGCCCTCTTGGGCGGTTGGCGCAAGCCTGTCGTTTAACGGTGAGTCTGTGAATGTAGAATCCCCATACCTTTAG
- the menA gene encoding 2-carboxy-1,4-naphthoquinone phytyltransferase, producing the protein MTTRSIAQSNNKLWFAALKPPMYSVAIIPIWVGTAIAFAETSKINGSIFSTFLFSAILIVAWINLSNDVFDSETGIDKNKAHSLVNLTGNKSLIFWLANLFLATGILGIFAIAWLQQDFTVIALVILCCAMGYTYQGPPFRFGYQGLGEIICFITFGPLAIAAAYYSQTQTWSIVSLTTSVIIGISTSLILFCSHFHQVDDDLAAGKRSPIVRLGTARSAKLLPWFGGSIFVLTAVCAGLHIFPIGTLLTFLSLPFAIKLFGHVGKYHNQPLKVSNCKFIAVSLHFWSGLLLGLGFILAGI; encoded by the coding sequence ATGACTACACGCTCTATTGCACAGTCAAACAATAAATTATGGTTTGCAGCACTTAAACCACCCATGTATAGTGTTGCGATTATTCCGATTTGGGTGGGAACTGCGATTGCTTTTGCAGAAACCAGCAAAATTAATGGGTCGATATTTTCTACCTTTTTATTTTCAGCGATTTTGATTGTTGCTTGGATAAATCTCAGCAATGATGTGTTTGATTCGGAAACGGGAATTGATAAAAATAAAGCCCATTCATTAGTTAATTTAACAGGCAACAAATCTTTGATTTTTTGGTTAGCTAATTTGTTTTTAGCTACCGGGATTTTGGGAATATTTGCCATTGCATGGCTACAACAAGATTTTACCGTAATCGCGTTGGTCATCCTCTGCTGCGCGATGGGCTACACTTACCAGGGGCCACCTTTTCGATTTGGCTACCAAGGTTTGGGCGAAATTATTTGCTTCATTACCTTTGGGCCATTAGCAATTGCTGCCGCATACTACAGTCAAACTCAAACTTGGTCGATCGTTAGCTTAACTACTTCCGTTATCATAGGCATCAGTACCAGTTTAATTTTGTTTTGCTCCCATTTTCACCAAGTCGATGATGATTTGGCTGCCGGAAAGCGATCGCCTATTGTTAGACTGGGAACTGCTAGAAGTGCGAAACTTTTACCTTGGTTTGGCGGTAGCATTTTTGTTCTGACTGCGGTATGTGCAGGTTTGCATATTTTTCCCATCGGCACTTTACTAACTTTTTTGAGTTTACCTTTTGCCATTAAATTATTTGGTCACGTTGGCAAATATCATAATCAGCCATTAAAAGTTAGTAACTGTAAATTCATTGCCGTATCCCTTCATTTTTGGAGCGGATTGCTGTTAGGATTAGGGTTCATCCTGGCAGGCATTTGA
- a CDS encoding helix-turn-helix transcriptional regulator codes for MEEAKRKKLEDKGWKVGTVSEFLDLTPEETTFIEIKLALSRYLKERRQKSMTQTELADKLHSSQPRIAKAENGDASVSIELLIRAMLATGATPQEIGQVIAKVG; via the coding sequence ATGGAAGAAGCTAAGAGAAAAAAATTAGAAGACAAAGGTTGGAAGGTTGGAACTGTCTCAGAATTTCTAGACCTTACTCCAGAGGAAACAACATTTATTGAGATTAAGCTTGCACTTAGCCGTTATCTGAAAGAACGGCGACAAAAATCAATGACTCAAACGGAACTAGCAGATAAATTACATTCAAGCCAACCTCGTATTGCTAAAGCTGAGAATGGGGATGCTTCAGTGTCTATTGAACTGCTAATTCGGGCAATGTTGGCGACAGGTGCAACCCCTCAAGAAATCGGGCAAGTTATTGCAAAAGTGGGTTAG